One genomic window of Verrucomicrobiia bacterium includes the following:
- a CDS encoding phosphate ABC transporter substrate-binding protein, producing the protein MKNIFSYGRSLYSPSRLTRTIALICASVMLAGCPAEKQASAPAPSANGKIVIRGSNTIGEELAPRLITEFKKDHATADFDLVTKATGYGLAALRAGQCDIAAASRAATKEELSEATRMNVALNDHVIGAYAVAVVVNPKNTVANLTREQVRDIFTGTIQNWKDVGGPDLPIHIYARDPISGTYLGFKELAMEDKPYAESRKLATSYGGIAEQVGQDDGGIGYVGVGTMKDSSVKYLPVGGVEPTAASVNDGKYPYARQLHLYTRKDREVASKDFVEFVQSAKGQEILAQMGFVPHQ; encoded by the coding sequence ATGAAAAATATATTTTCTTACGGACGTTCACTCTACTCCCCATCGCGATTGACACGAACCATCGCCTTGATTTGCGCGAGCGTGATGCTGGCCGGTTGCCCGGCGGAAAAGCAGGCGTCCGCGCCCGCGCCTTCCGCGAACGGCAAAATTGTGATTCGCGGTTCCAATACCATCGGTGAGGAACTCGCGCCGCGGCTCATCACGGAATTCAAGAAGGACCATGCGACCGCTGACTTTGATCTCGTAACCAAGGCCACCGGCTACGGCCTCGCCGCCTTGCGCGCCGGCCAATGCGACATCGCCGCCGCTTCCCGCGCCGCCACCAAGGAAGAATTGAGCGAGGCCACGCGCATGAATGTCGCGCTGAATGATCATGTCATCGGCGCTTACGCCGTGGCGGTGGTCGTGAATCCGAAGAATACCGTTGCCAACCTCACGCGCGAACAAGTGCGCGATATTTTCACGGGCACGATTCAGAATTGGAAAGACGTCGGCGGGCCGGATTTGCCGATTCACATTTACGCGCGCGATCCGATTTCGGGCACGTATCTCGGTTTCAAGGAGCTGGCGATGGAGGACAAGCCTTATGCGGAGAGCCGCAAGCTCGCCACGAGTTACGGTGGCATCGCCGAACAGGTGGGGCAGGATGACGGCGGCATTGGCTACGTCGGCGTCGGCACGATGAAAGATTCCAGCGTGAAATATCTTCCCGTTGGCGGCGTCGAGCCCACCGCTGCTTCGGTGAACGACGGCAAATATCCTTATGCCCGCCAGCTGCATCTTTACACGCGCAAGGATCGCGAAGTTGCGTCAAAGGATTTTGTTGAATTCGTCCAGTCCGCCAAGGGCCAGGAAATTCTCGCGCAAATGGGTTTTGTGCCCCATCAGTAA
- the hisI gene encoding phosphoribosyl-AMP cyclohydrolase, with product MTTNFYDNLKFNSDGLIPAIIQEQKTGRVLMMAWMNRASLESTIVTGKTHFWSRSRQKFWMKGESSGHTQAVKDISFDCDGDTLLIQVEQIGAACHEGYRSCFFRSAQDAGKSFKITEPQLETPEQIYGKK from the coding sequence ATGACAACGAACTTTTACGATAATTTAAAATTTAACTCAGACGGCTTGATTCCGGCGATCATCCAGGAGCAAAAGACCGGGCGCGTGCTGATGATGGCGTGGATGAACCGCGCTTCGCTCGAATCCACCATCGTCACCGGCAAGACGCATTTCTGGAGTCGCTCGCGCCAAAAATTCTGGATGAAAGGTGAGAGCAGCGGCCACACCCAGGCGGTGAAGGATATTTCGTTCGATTGCGACGGCGATACGTTGTTGATCCAGGTCGAGCAAATCGGCGCGGCGTGCCATGAGGGTTATCGGTCGTGCTTTTTCCGCTCGGCTCAGGACGCCGGGAAAAGTTTCAAGATCACCGAGCCGCAGTTGGAGACGCCGGAACAAATTTACGGCAAAAAATAG
- a CDS encoding adenine phosphoribosyltransferase, translated as MKAIFKKRRHVVLPVIHVEAEAQALKNTEIAFQHDSDGVFLINHSIGSHSLLGIAAQVRRQFPNAWIGVNCLGLDPQEIFERVNENINGIWVDNAMVDERKEVQTEAERILAAREKSGWKGLYFGGVAFKYQREVTDLEGAACIAARYMDVVTTSGPGTGYAALREKITRLKAGLGDRPLGIASGITPENINDYLDTADCFLVATGVSQSFTELDPARVQSLIQKVRAYRDAA; from the coding sequence ATGAAAGCCATCTTTAAAAAACGGCGGCACGTCGTCCTGCCGGTCATTCACGTCGAGGCCGAGGCGCAGGCGCTTAAAAATACCGAGATTGCTTTTCAGCACGATAGCGATGGCGTTTTTCTGATCAACCATTCCATCGGTTCACACTCGCTGTTGGGAATTGCTGCGCAGGTCCGGCGTCAATTTCCAAATGCGTGGATTGGCGTCAACTGCCTGGGGCTCGATCCGCAGGAAATCTTTGAAAGAGTTAACGAAAACATCAACGGCATTTGGGTGGATAACGCGATGGTGGATGAACGCAAGGAAGTTCAAACCGAGGCCGAACGCATTCTGGCCGCGCGCGAAAAAAGTGGTTGGAAAGGACTTTATTTCGGCGGCGTGGCCTTCAAATATCAGCGTGAGGTGACGGACCTGGAAGGAGCGGCATGCATCGCCGCGCGATACATGGATGTCGTCACTACCAGCGGCCCCGGCACGGGTTACGCGGCGTTGCGGGAAAAAATCACCCGATTAAAAGCGGGGCTGGGCGATCGCCCGCTGGGAATAGCCAGTGGCATCACTCCCGAGAATATCAATGATTACCTGGACACCGCCGATTGTTTTCTGGTGGCCACTGGCGTCAGCCAGAGTTTCACCGAGCTTGATCCCGCGCGGGTGCAATCGTTGATTCAAAAAGTCAGGGCGTATCGGGATGCGGCCTGA